A part of Pseudomonas sp. HR96 genomic DNA contains:
- a CDS encoding class I SAM-dependent methyltransferase, which produces MKSLKEMLNLSAIPGYFKSADSFATGRPGYPAEANDWLIKDLQLKHHSVVLDLGAGTGKFTPRLLDIGTHVIAVEPVERMREKFAARYPEIQLLDGTADNIPLKSGSVDAVVCAHSFHWFATPEALAEIHRVLKPGGRLGMIWNLRDASVDWVGKVADVVSAVAGDSPRYYSQQWRNVFPYSGFSPLNERHFRHAHTGLPEDVIVNRVRSISFVANLPPAEQERVFAQVREIIANHPELAGKDSVSVPYDTVAFHTVKIL; this is translated from the coding sequence ATGAAAAGTCTCAAAGAGATGCTCAACCTTTCCGCCATCCCCGGTTACTTCAAGAGTGCCGACTCATTCGCCACGGGTCGGCCTGGCTACCCTGCCGAAGCCAATGACTGGCTGATCAAGGACCTGCAGCTCAAGCACCACAGCGTGGTGCTCGACCTGGGCGCCGGCACCGGCAAATTCACCCCGCGCCTGCTCGACATCGGCACCCATGTGATTGCCGTGGAGCCGGTGGAGCGGATGCGCGAGAAGTTCGCCGCGCGCTATCCCGAAATCCAGCTGCTGGACGGCACGGCCGACAACATTCCGCTCAAGAGCGGCAGCGTCGATGCGGTGGTCTGCGCGCATTCCTTCCACTGGTTCGCCACCCCCGAAGCGCTCGCCGAAATCCATCGGGTGCTCAAGCCCGGCGGACGCCTGGGCATGATCTGGAACCTGCGCGACGCCAGCGTCGACTGGGTCGGCAAGGTGGCCGACGTGGTCAGCGCGGTGGCCGGCGACAGCCCTCGCTATTACAGCCAGCAATGGCGCAACGTGTTTCCTTATTCGGGGTTCTCGCCGCTCAATGAACGGCACTTCCGCCACGCCCACACCGGCCTGCCGGAAGACGTGATCGTCAACCGGGTACGCTCCATCAGCTTCGTCGCCAACCTGCCGCCTGCCGAGCAGGAACGGGTGTTTGCCCAGGTGCGCGAGATCATCGCCAACCATCCGGAGCTGGCGGGCAAGGACAGCGTGTCGGTGCCCTACGACACTGTGGCGTTCCATACCGTAAAGATCCTCTGA
- a CDS encoding DUF4142 domain-containing protein, with protein MPALRSTPLALACLLGLAAFTSTGAARADAFFDQVAVANAAEIQAAQNALAKTSFDDTRTFAQRLIDDHTALGQQLTALAAQQHIDLPDQATLDARVAKLQSAPAKGMSFDAGYADAQVKAHEDAVKLFENEVQAATTPEIKAFAEQNAPMMQHHLQMAKRLAKTHRK; from the coding sequence ATGCCTGCACTTCGTAGCACTCCGTTGGCCCTGGCCTGCCTGTTGGGCCTGGCCGCTTTCACCAGCACCGGCGCGGCCCGAGCCGACGCCTTTTTCGATCAAGTGGCGGTGGCCAACGCCGCCGAGATCCAGGCGGCGCAGAACGCCCTGGCGAAAACCAGCTTCGACGATACCCGCACCTTCGCCCAGCGCCTGATCGACGACCACACCGCACTGGGCCAGCAACTGACTGCGCTGGCCGCGCAGCAGCACATCGATCTGCCCGACCAGGCCACCCTCGACGCCCGTGTGGCCAAGCTGCAGAGCGCTCCGGCCAAAGGCATGAGCTTCGATGCCGGCTACGCCGACGCCCAGGTCAAGGCCCATGAAGACGCCGTCAAGCTGTTCGAGAACGAGGTGCAGGCGGCCACGACTCCGGAGATCAAGGCCTTTGCCGAGCAGAACGCGCCGATGATGCAACATCACCTGCAAATGGCCAAGCGGCTGGCCAAGACCCATCGCAAGTGA
- a CDS encoding Rrf2 family transcriptional regulator — protein sequence MSQTNIQFSVASHIMASLGVMHPQPVRSAELAESVNADPSFVRRVISKLAKAGLVSTTRGKSGACALARAPAEITLLDVYKASLAPESFAVHAYPVAHSCQVSRHIKGCLGEVLKQAQDAFEQGLAQQSLERIVASIKTAG from the coding sequence ATGTCCCAGACCAATATCCAGTTTTCAGTCGCCTCGCACATCATGGCCTCCCTGGGCGTGATGCACCCTCAGCCGGTCCGCTCGGCCGAGCTGGCCGAGAGCGTCAACGCCGATCCCAGCTTCGTGCGCCGGGTGATTTCCAAGTTGGCCAAGGCCGGGCTGGTCTCCACTACCCGCGGCAAATCCGGTGCCTGTGCACTGGCCCGGGCGCCTGCCGAGATCACCCTGCTGGACGTCTACAAGGCCAGCCTGGCGCCCGAGTCCTTTGCCGTGCATGCCTACCCGGTGGCGCACAGCTGTCAGGTCAGCCGACATATCAAGGGCTGCCTGGGCGAGGTGCTCAAGCAGGCGCAGGATGCTTTCGAACAAGGTCTGGCGCAACAGTCGCTGGAGCGCATCGTGGCCAGCATCAAGACCGCTGGCTGA
- a CDS encoding glucose 1-dehydrogenase, which yields MAQLEGKVALVTGASKGIGAAIAKALAAAGAAVVVSYSSDQAGARAVVAAIEQAGGRATATDGDVGQVAGAEKLVNTAVQAYGRLDILVNNSGVYAFGAIEEITPEEFHRQFNTNVLGTLLVTQAAARHLGEGASVINISSSITSLLPPGSAVYSATKGAVDAITGVLAKELAPRKIRVNAILPGYTVTEGTHTGGITGSEMEQGMIAQTPLGRAGKPEDIADVALFLASDAARWLTGEHLVASGGLR from the coding sequence ATGGCTCAGTTAGAAGGTAAAGTTGCACTCGTCACCGGCGCATCCAAAGGCATCGGCGCCGCCATTGCCAAGGCACTGGCCGCCGCAGGCGCGGCGGTGGTCGTCTCGTATTCCAGTGACCAGGCCGGCGCGCGGGCCGTGGTCGCCGCCATCGAGCAGGCCGGCGGCCGCGCCACCGCAACCGACGGCGATGTCGGCCAGGTGGCCGGCGCCGAGAAGTTGGTCAACACCGCCGTCCAGGCGTACGGGCGGCTGGATATTTTGGTCAACAACTCGGGCGTGTATGCCTTCGGGGCGATCGAGGAGATCACCCCCGAAGAATTCCATCGCCAGTTCAACACCAACGTGCTCGGCACCCTGCTGGTCACCCAGGCCGCCGCACGCCATCTGGGCGAGGGTGCCAGCGTGATCAATATCAGCTCCAGCATCACTTCGCTGCTGCCGCCCGGCAGCGCCGTCTACAGCGCCACCAAGGGTGCGGTGGATGCCATTACCGGGGTGCTGGCCAAGGAACTGGCGCCGCGCAAGATCCGCGTCAACGCCATTCTCCCGGGTTATACCGTCACCGAGGGCACTCACACCGGCGGCATCACCGGCTCGGAAATGGAACAGGGCATGATCGCCCAGACGCCACTGGGCCGTGCCGGCAAACCCGAGGACATCGCCGACGTGGCGCTGTTTCTGGCCAGTGATGCAGCGCGCTGGCTGACCGGCGAACATCTGGTGGCCTCCGGCGGCCTGCGCTGA
- a CDS encoding PAS domain S-box protein — protein sequence MLIAPHPANEQARLRVLRRLNVLDTPAEEVFDRITRVVAEMLHLPIALVSLVDENRQWFKSKVGLDACETSRDIAFCAHALHVPDIFVIEDAGADPRFADNPLVTGPLHIRFYAGVPLRTDDGLVLGTLCAIDTQPRQLSASAQAALKDLAAIVQHELMQRAVNRDLHTVWQDERQARSLSELRFAAIFQQTPTGTAVVTLDGEFHAVNPKLCSITGYTSDELTHRHFAEITHPDDLAADLEHVGELLAGRVDSYAMEKRYIHKDGSPVWVEINVALVRKEDGSPDHFIAVVLDISERKHNQALLQRHQQELESTVRQRTQQLSRSRETLQVITDNLPVLIAQVDRELRYQFNNDMYRQIFGVDPASLRGKSMAEILQPELFAELQPYFQRALAGERVTCEHVRYGLAKDRVWSATYIPEVRGGQVVGFFVMSQDVTERTHIERMLQDKAMRDPLTDLPNRRALHEHLQLLGRLGNRPAFALFFMDLDGFKAVNDGHGHEAGDDLLRQVAARLKGATRKDDFVCRLAGDEFVVVAAGVACHDTAQRIAADFCTALNTPFVVNFNSVRIGVSLGITLSPEGSGLAAEAVISRADGAMYEAKRRGRNGYWFAPEQGAVQQA from the coding sequence ATGCTGATCGCACCCCATCCTGCCAACGAACAAGCCCGGTTGCGCGTCCTGCGCCGGCTGAACGTGCTCGACACCCCTGCCGAGGAAGTCTTCGACCGCATCACCCGGGTCGTCGCCGAGATGCTGCACCTGCCCATTGCCCTGGTGTCGCTGGTGGACGAGAACCGCCAGTGGTTCAAGTCCAAGGTCGGCCTGGACGCCTGCGAGACCAGCCGTGACATCGCGTTCTGCGCCCACGCTCTGCACGTGCCGGACATTTTCGTGATCGAGGACGCCGGTGCCGACCCGCGATTTGCCGACAACCCACTGGTTACCGGGCCACTGCATATCCGCTTCTATGCCGGTGTGCCGCTGCGCACCGACGACGGCCTGGTGCTCGGCACACTGTGCGCCATCGACACCCAGCCGCGCCAATTGAGCGCCAGCGCCCAGGCGGCGCTCAAGGATCTGGCCGCCATCGTCCAGCACGAACTGATGCAGCGGGCGGTCAATCGTGACCTGCACACCGTGTGGCAGGACGAACGCCAGGCGCGCTCGCTGAGCGAGCTGCGCTTTGCCGCGATCTTCCAGCAGACACCCACCGGCACGGCCGTGGTGACCCTGGACGGCGAATTCCATGCCGTGAACCCCAAGCTGTGCAGCATCACTGGCTATACCAGTGACGAGCTGACCCACCGCCATTTCGCCGAGATCACCCACCCCGATGACCTGGCGGCCGACCTGGAGCATGTCGGCGAGCTGCTCGCCGGCCGGGTCGACAGCTACGCCATGGAAAAACGCTACATCCACAAGGATGGCTCGCCGGTGTGGGTGGAGATCAACGTCGCCCTGGTGCGCAAGGAAGACGGCTCGCCCGATCACTTCATCGCCGTGGTGCTCGACATCAGCGAACGCAAGCACAACCAGGCCCTGCTCCAGCGCCATCAGCAGGAGCTCGAGAGCACGGTACGCCAGCGCACCCAGCAGCTGAGCCGCAGCCGCGAGACCCTGCAGGTGATCACCGACAACCTGCCGGTGCTGATCGCCCAGGTCGATCGGGAGTTGCGCTATCAGTTCAACAACGACATGTACCGGCAGATCTTCGGCGTCGACCCGGCCAGCCTGCGCGGCAAATCCATGGCCGAGATCCTCCAGCCGGAGCTGTTCGCCGAGTTGCAGCCCTACTTCCAGCGCGCGCTGGCGGGCGAACGGGTGACCTGCGAACACGTGCGCTATGGCCTGGCAAAAGACCGGGTATGGAGCGCCACTTATATTCCCGAGGTGCGCGGCGGCCAGGTGGTGGGCTTCTTCGTGATGTCCCAGGACGTCACCGAGCGCACTCACATTGAACGCATGCTGCAGGACAAGGCGATGCGCGACCCGCTCACCGACCTGCCCAACCGCCGCGCGTTGCACGAACACCTGCAATTGCTCGGACGCCTGGGCAACCGCCCAGCGTTTGCCTTGTTTTTCATGGACCTGGACGGCTTCAAGGCAGTCAACGACGGTCATGGCCACGAAGCTGGCGACGACTTGCTGCGCCAGGTGGCGGCACGCCTGAAGGGCGCCACGCGCAAGGACGACTTCGTCTGCCGGCTGGCCGGTGACGAGTTTGTGGTGGTGGCTGCGGGCGTGGCCTGCCACGACACGGCGCAGCGTATCGCCGCCGATTTCTGCACCGCGCTCAATACCCCGTTCGTGGTCAATTTCAACAGCGTGCGCATCGGCGTCAGCCTGGGCATCACATTGAGCCCCGAAGGCAGCGGACTGGCCGCCGAAGCGGTGATCAGTCGCGCCGACGGCGCCATGTACGAGGCCAAGCGGCGCGGGCGCAACGGCTACTGGTTCGCCCCGGAGCAAGGGGCCGTGCAGCAGGCATGA
- a CDS encoding DNA starvation/stationary phase protection protein: MSVANAKQELKAVSSVKDKAEKGEDARISNQAEVGKQLAVLLSDVFALYIKTKNYHWHMKGTHFRDYHLLLDEQAAQLYAITDLIAERARKIGQPTVRSLEQMVQLKRLTESDATDLSAEQMLTELHDDNQALAAYMRTTHTVTDEANDISTTSLLEEWVDQAEERAWFLGQTVSK; this comes from the coding sequence ATGTCTGTAGCCAATGCCAAGCAAGAGCTCAAAGCCGTATCCAGCGTCAAGGACAAGGCCGAGAAGGGCGAAGATGCACGCATTTCGAACCAGGCCGAGGTCGGCAAGCAACTCGCCGTCCTGCTGTCCGATGTGTTCGCGCTGTACATCAAGACCAAGAATTACCACTGGCACATGAAGGGTACGCACTTTCGCGACTACCACCTGCTGCTGGACGAGCAGGCCGCTCAGTTGTACGCGATCACCGACCTGATCGCCGAGCGTGCGCGCAAGATCGGTCAGCCGACCGTGCGTTCGCTGGAGCAGATGGTGCAGCTCAAGCGCCTGACCGAAAGCGACGCCACTGACCTCAGCGCCGAGCAGATGCTCACCGAGCTGCACGATGACAACCAGGCGCTGGCCGCGTACATGCGCACTACGCATACCGTGACCGACGAAGCCAACGACATCTCGACCACCAGCTTGCTGGAAGAATGGGTCGACCAGGCCGAAGAACGCGCCTGGTTCCTCGGCCAGACCGTCAGCAAATAA
- the mqo gene encoding malate dehydrogenase (quinone): protein MLKKLNTALLGLALAVSAAHSQGAETKKVDVLLVGGGIMSATLGIWLQELEPNWSMQMVERLDGVAEESSNGWNNAGTGHSALAELNYTPQDKDGKVQIAKAIEINEAFQISRQFWSWQVRNDVLKNPHSFINSTPHMSFLWGDDNIKYLKKRYEALQASPLFRPMQYSEDPAQIKKWVPIMMEGRDPNQKVAATWTPIGTDVNFGEITRQFVAHLQAQSNFALNLSSEVEEITRNEDGSWHVTYKNLKDGSETATDAKFVFIGAGGGALRLLQKSGIPEAKEYAGFPVGGSFLVTDNPAITEQHLAKAYGIASVGAPPMSVPHLDTRVLDGKRVILFGPFATFSTKFLKQGSYLDLLKTTTPHNVWPMTKVGIEQYPLVEYLAGQLMLSDDDRFNALKEYFPHAKKEDWRLWQAGQRVQIIKRDADKGGVLKLGTEIVASQDGSIAGLLGASPGASTAAPIMLNVLEKVFKDKVATAAWQEKLHQIVPSYGTQLNGSPERVMQEWTYTSQVLQLDPPPAIDMTPGAPPKPPVTADSAPARDMAL, encoded by the coding sequence ATGTTGAAGAAGTTGAACACAGCGCTGTTGGGGCTCGCTCTGGCGGTCAGCGCTGCTCATTCGCAAGGTGCTGAAACCAAGAAGGTCGACGTGTTGCTGGTCGGCGGCGGGATCATGAGCGCGACCCTGGGCATCTGGCTGCAAGAGCTGGAGCCCAACTGGTCGATGCAGATGGTCGAGCGCCTGGACGGTGTTGCCGAAGAAAGCTCCAATGGCTGGAACAACGCCGGTACCGGGCACTCGGCCCTGGCCGAGCTCAACTACACCCCGCAAGACAAAGACGGCAAGGTGCAGATCGCCAAGGCGATCGAAATCAACGAAGCCTTCCAGATCTCCCGCCAGTTCTGGTCCTGGCAGGTGCGCAACGACGTGCTGAAGAACCCGCACTCGTTCATCAATTCGACCCCGCACATGAGCTTCCTGTGGGGCGACGACAACATCAAGTACCTGAAGAAGCGCTATGAGGCGCTGCAGGCCAGCCCCCTGTTCCGCCCGATGCAGTACTCCGAAGACCCGGCGCAGATCAAGAAGTGGGTGCCGATCATGATGGAAGGCCGCGACCCGAACCAGAAGGTCGCTGCTACCTGGACGCCGATCGGCACCGACGTCAACTTCGGCGAGATTACCCGCCAGTTCGTCGCGCACCTGCAGGCGCAGTCCAACTTCGCCTTGAACCTGTCCAGCGAAGTCGAAGAGATCACGCGCAACGAAGACGGTTCGTGGCACGTGACCTACAAGAACCTCAAGGACGGCAGCGAAACCGCCACCGACGCCAAGTTCGTCTTCATCGGTGCAGGTGGCGGCGCGCTGCGCCTGCTGCAGAAGTCCGGCATCCCGGAAGCCAAGGAATACGCCGGCTTCCCGGTGGGCGGCTCGTTCCTGGTCACCGATAACCCGGCGATCACCGAGCAGCACCTGGCCAAGGCCTACGGTATCGCCTCGGTGGGCGCACCACCGATGTCGGTGCCGCACCTGGACACCCGCGTACTGGACGGCAAGCGGGTGATCCTGTTTGGCCCATTCGCCACCTTCTCCACCAAGTTCCTCAAGCAGGGTTCCTACCTGGACCTGCTCAAGACCACCACGCCGCACAACGTCTGGCCGATGACCAAGGTCGGTATCGAACAGTACCCGCTGGTCGAATACCTCGCCGGCCAGCTGATGCTGTCGGACGACGACCGCTTCAACGCCTTGAAGGAGTACTTCCCTCACGCGAAGAAGGAAGACTGGAGACTCTGGCAGGCCGGCCAGCGCGTGCAGATCATCAAGCGTGACGCCGACAAGGGCGGCGTGCTCAAGCTGGGCACCGAGATCGTGGCCTCCCAGGACGGCAGCATCGCCGGCCTGCTGGGCGCCTCGCCAGGCGCCTCGACCGCCGCGCCGATCATGCTCAACGTGCTGGAGAAGGTCTTCAAGGACAAGGTGGCGACTGCGGCCTGGCAGGAAAAACTGCATCAGATCGTGCCAAGCTACGGCACCCAGCTCAACGGCTCGCCCGAGCGCGTGATGCAGGAGTGGACCTACACCAGCCAGGTGCTGCAGCTCGATCCGCCGCCCGCCATCGACATGACCCCAGGCGCACCACCCAAGCCGCCGGTCACTGCCGATTCGGCGCCAGCTCGCGACATGGCCTTGTAA
- a CDS encoding carbohydrate kinase, whose product MQLPRVVVFGEALTDVVQGEPGQWQGYPGGAPWNVARGLSRLGVDSAFAGAISTDGLGEELARESARAGLPAAFIQRVDADPLVAIVPSKFPPRYFFAGEADLRFDPALLPAGWLDAAELCHFSCISLAREPLGSVLVEQARQVRAAGKRISYDPNWRNLMGRHYRDQVFPEMVALADEIKLSDEDLRQIYPGLDERQALQALRELNPAALILFTRGEHGLALYTTDGLYEQPAIKVQVVDTVGAGDASMAGWLASRYVGIEDYTERLRFAAACASASCRQAGAYAAQRAEVEALLAG is encoded by the coding sequence ATGCAATTACCGCGCGTGGTGGTGTTCGGCGAAGCCCTGACCGATGTGGTGCAGGGAGAGCCCGGGCAGTGGCAGGGTTATCCCGGAGGCGCACCCTGGAACGTCGCCCGCGGCTTGAGCCGCTTGGGTGTCGACAGCGCGTTCGCCGGCGCCATCAGCACCGATGGGCTGGGCGAAGAGCTGGCCCGCGAGTCGGCCAGGGCCGGCCTGCCCGCAGCCTTCATCCAGCGGGTCGACGCCGACCCGTTGGTGGCGATCGTGCCATCCAAGTTTCCGCCGCGCTATTTCTTCGCCGGTGAAGCCGACCTGCGCTTCGACCCGGCCCTGCTGCCCGCCGGTTGGCTGGACGCCGCAGAGCTGTGCCATTTCAGCTGCATCAGCCTGGCCCGCGAGCCGCTTGGCAGCGTGCTGGTCGAGCAGGCCCGGCAGGTCCGCGCGGCCGGCAAGCGCATCAGCTATGACCCCAACTGGCGCAACCTGATGGGCCGCCACTATCGCGACCAGGTGTTCCCGGAGATGGTCGCCCTGGCCGACGAGATCAAGCTCTCGGACGAGGACCTGCGCCAGATCTACCCCGGCCTCGACGAGCGCCAGGCCTTGCAGGCGTTGCGCGAACTGAACCCCGCTGCGCTGATTCTGTTCACCCGTGGCGAGCACGGGCTGGCCCTGTACACCACCGACGGCCTGTACGAGCAACCGGCGATCAAGGTCCAGGTGGTCGACACTGTGGGCGCCGGCGATGCCTCCATGGCCGGCTGGCTGGCCTCGCGCTACGTGGGTATCGAGGACTACACCGAGCGCCTGCGTTTTGCGGCTGCCTGTGCTTCGGCCTCGTGCCGCCAGGCAGGGGCCTATGCTGCGCAAAGGGCTGAAGTGGAGGCTTTGCTGGCCGGATAA
- a CDS encoding sugar porter family MFS transporter: MPSPIASAAPLGRGAKDKSPGRLIFISVLVATMGALAFGYDTGIIAGALPFMTLPADQGGLGLNAVSEGMITAALIVGAAFGSLASGYLSDRFGRRLTLRLLSLLFIAGAIGTATAPSITLMVVARFILGIAVGGGSATVPVFIGEIAGPKRRAPLVSRNELMIVSGQLLAYVLSALMAALLHSNGIWRYMLAIAAVPGVLLLVGTFFVPASPRWLAHRGRFDEAREVLERLRDSPEDAKREVDEMKAQDAQAKKSRVPARELLRQGWVLKLLLIGIGLGFTAQFTGVNAFMYYTPIILKHTGMGTNAALTATIGNGVVSVIATLLGIWAIARYGRRSLLMTGLTVVVLAQLALGSVLLLMPQNLTQSYAALGCILVFLLFMQMCIAPVYWLLMSELFPMQVRGLLTGTAVSMQWIFNATVAFAFPLTLEALGNSTFYIFAAINVGSLLFVYFCLPETRGKSLEQIEKHMKKEL, encoded by the coding sequence ATGCCTTCTCCCATAGCCTCCGCAGCGCCATTAGGTCGGGGGGCGAAAGACAAGTCGCCCGGCCGGCTGATCTTCATCTCGGTGCTCGTCGCCACCATGGGCGCCCTGGCCTTCGGCTATGACACCGGCATCATCGCTGGCGCCCTGCCCTTCATGACCCTGCCCGCTGACCAGGGCGGCCTGGGCCTCAACGCCGTCAGCGAGGGCATGATCACTGCCGCGCTGATCGTCGGCGCAGCCTTTGGCTCACTGGCCAGTGGCTACCTGTCCGACCGCTTCGGTCGCCGCCTGACCCTGCGCCTGCTTTCGCTGCTGTTCATCGCCGGCGCCATCGGCACGGCCACGGCCCCTTCGATCACCCTGATGGTCGTGGCCCGCTTCATCCTCGGCATCGCCGTGGGCGGCGGTTCGGCCACGGTGCCGGTGTTCATCGGCGAGATCGCCGGGCCCAAACGGCGCGCGCCGCTGGTCAGCCGCAACGAGTTGATGATCGTCAGCGGGCAGTTGCTGGCGTATGTCCTGAGTGCATTGATGGCCGCCCTGCTGCACAGCAACGGCATCTGGCGCTACATGCTGGCGATCGCGGCGGTGCCTGGCGTGCTGCTGCTGGTGGGTACGTTCTTCGTGCCCGCATCGCCGCGTTGGCTGGCCCACCGTGGGCGCTTCGACGAGGCTCGCGAAGTCCTCGAACGGCTGCGCGACAGCCCCGAAGATGCCAAGCGCGAAGTGGACGAGATGAAGGCACAGGACGCACAGGCGAAGAAATCCCGGGTACCGGCCCGCGAACTGCTGCGCCAGGGCTGGGTGCTCAAACTGTTGCTGATCGGCATCGGCCTGGGCTTCACCGCCCAGTTCACCGGCGTCAACGCCTTCATGTACTACACCCCGATCATCCTCAAGCACACCGGCATGGGCACCAACGCGGCGTTGACCGCGACCATCGGCAACGGTGTGGTCTCGGTCATCGCCACCCTGCTGGGTATCTGGGCCATTGCCCGCTACGGCCGGCGCAGCCTGTTGATGACCGGCTTGACCGTGGTGGTGCTGGCGCAGCTGGCGCTGGGCAGCGTGCTGCTGCTGATGCCGCAGAACCTGACCCAGAGTTACGCCGCCCTGGGCTGCATCCTGGTGTTCCTGCTGTTCATGCAGATGTGCATCGCCCCGGTGTACTGGCTGTTGATGTCCGAACTGTTCCCCATGCAAGTGCGCGGTCTGTTGACCGGCACCGCCGTGTCGATGCAGTGGATCTTCAACGCCACCGTGGCCTTCGCCTTCCCCTTGACCCTGGAAGCGCTGGGCAAC